Proteins found in one Coleofasciculaceae cyanobacterium genomic segment:
- a CDS encoding four-carbon acid sugar kinase family protein, with protein MNQNQPKIIVIDDDPTGSQTVHGCLLLMQWDVATLTTGLLDSVPIFFILSNTRAMSPDEAAAITQEICHNLKIAIAEIGIKNFLIVSRSDSTLRGHYPIETDVIAEELGGFDAHFLTPAFFEGGRITVDHTHYLLIDGVKTPVAETEFARDSVFGYSHSCLPDYVAEKTQGKIPSSQVVKFNLSDIRSGQIYQRLLQLTNNQCVVVDGETQADFDLFAQAVLQATGEGKRFLFRSAASLLSSLAQLGQQPTPAEKMARYRPTNNPGIVLVGSHVQKTTQQLSQLLQQDRVAGIEIDVVRLRDRPQDRNTILQETLDTVNQIFAQEKTPVIYTSRQELSFVNIQQRLEFGTIVSALLMDVVRGLPKSIGFLISKGGITSNDVLSVGLNLTLVRLLGQILPGCSVVRTEATHPQFPNLPVVLFPGNVGDRDSLVAAWHRLRNL; from the coding sequence ATGAACCAAAATCAACCAAAGATAATTGTGATTGATGATGATCCGACTGGATCTCAGACGGTACATGGTTGTTTGCTATTAATGCAGTGGGATGTGGCAACTTTAACTACAGGCTTACTCGATAGCGTGCCGATTTTTTTCATCCTCAGTAATACCAGGGCAATGAGTCCTGATGAAGCAGCAGCAATTACTCAAGAAATCTGTCACAATCTAAAAATTGCGATCGCCGAGATAGGCATCAAAAACTTTTTAATAGTTAGTCGTTCCGACTCCACATTACGGGGACACTATCCCATTGAAACTGATGTAATTGCTGAAGAGCTAGGTGGTTTTGATGCTCATTTTTTGACTCCTGCTTTTTTTGAAGGAGGCAGAATTACCGTCGATCACACTCATTATCTCTTAATTGATGGAGTAAAAACTCCTGTCGCCGAAACAGAGTTTGCTCGTGACTCGGTGTTTGGCTATAGTCATAGCTGTCTTCCTGACTACGTTGCCGAAAAAACTCAGGGCAAGATTCCTAGTTCCCAGGTGGTTAAATTTAACCTGTCTGATATTCGCAGTGGTCAAATTTACCAACGCCTATTACAGTTAACGAACAATCAATGTGTGGTTGTGGATGGAGAAACTCAAGCAGATTTTGATTTATTCGCTCAAGCAGTTTTACAGGCTACAGGCGAAGGTAAACGTTTTTTGTTTCGTTCTGCCGCTAGTTTACTAAGTTCTTTAGCACAGTTAGGACAACAGCCAACACCAGCAGAAAAGATGGCGCGCTATCGACCAACAAACAACCCTGGGATAGTTTTAGTAGGTTCTCATGTACAGAAAACCACACAACAGCTAAGCCAACTGTTGCAACAAGATCGGGTAGCTGGAATTGAGATTGATGTAGTGCGTTTGCGCGATCGCCCTCAGGATCGAAATACGATTCTTCAAGAAACTTTAGATACAGTGAACCAGATATTTGCTCAGGAAAAAACTCCCGTTATTTATACCAGCCGTCAAGAATTAAGCTTTGTTAATATTCAACAGCGTTTAGAATTTGGCACAATTGTTTCTGCACTTCTCATGGATGTAGTTCGTGGTTTGCCAAAGTCAATCGGGTTTTTGATTAGTAAAGGTGGAATTACTTCTAATGACGTACTCAGTGTCGGTTTAAACCTAACGCTAGTTAGACTTTTAGGACAAATTTTACCAGGATGTTCCGTGGTTCGTACCGAGGCGACTCATCCCCAATTTCCCAACTTACCAGTAGTTTTATTTCCAGGCAATGTAGGCGATCGAGATAGTTTAGTTGCTGCTTGGCATCGCTTAAGAAACTTGTAA
- a CDS encoding IMS domain-containing protein yields MRIPLDYYRILSVPVKATPEQLEQAYRDRLLQQPRREYSEPAILARQELIQHSYQVLSDLGQRATYDAQFLLNIQSWSISEPQEEAVKAADSEIVEVVEDVATIPLANPTIEIPSNQLIGGLLILHELGEYELVLKIGIDYFNNQQFDLRSQEQDEVSIDTTKEDLILSLALAYLELGREQWHRGEYENAAVSGQMGIDILNQENLFAHLKEELQLDLYKLRPYRVLELISQNSAQSAERAKGFKLLREMLLQRQGIEGKGSDRSGLSFDQFLCFVQQLRTYLTSAEQQQLFDREDQSDSAIANYLAVYALLGRGFSLKQPELVLRAQRKLDSLSEQQDVGWEQAISALLLGHTEKAIDKLKNAQDTSKVEQVQQHCLGSSDLLPGLCFYGEKWLQEDVIAQFSDLAATQLTLKEYFGDRQVQDYLEELAPPATFTTAKASIAKTPKQQKSIVESGNQSETALRRIRALWRNFFSAEKAASARVRSSNHVAQAQTELVGAATTPSSIGTATIERNHRVAPATSEPGYRPVPPNRNTPKQNFPAKKSLSLPLQPQAQTRAVGPSVMQKAEGTAKRRVSRQNKRSPATIWQGWLFVISLVVGVGTLGYIAMKLFLSPSIKTANEAQLMIAVDQPTIELPSKKTIPVAAQPKLTFAEQSQQLIDNWLSSKSAAFGKEHQIDQLNNILAEPLLTTWRDRAAAYQAGNFYREYQHNLIMRSATINPSDRNKATVEAEVQEIAKHYQSGKLDNAQSYDDNLLVRYQLVRQGEKWLIQNAEVLKTL; encoded by the coding sequence GTGCGAATCCCCCTCGACTATTACCGTATACTGAGCGTACCTGTCAAAGCTACTCCAGAGCAATTAGAGCAAGCTTATCGCGATCGTCTCCTGCAACAGCCCCGCCGTGAATATAGTGAACCAGCAATTTTAGCTCGTCAAGAATTAATTCAACATTCCTATCAAGTTTTGTCGGACTTAGGGCAAAGAGCAACCTATGATGCTCAATTTTTGCTCAATATACAGTCTTGGTCAATTTCTGAGCCACAAGAAGAAGCAGTGAAAGCAGCCGACTCAGAAATTGTTGAAGTTGTTGAAGACGTTGCCACAATTCCTCTAGCAAATCCGACAATTGAAATCCCCTCAAATCAATTGATAGGAGGATTGTTAATCTTACATGAACTGGGTGAATACGAGCTAGTTCTCAAGATCGGAATTGATTATTTTAATAACCAACAATTCGATTTGCGATCGCAAGAGCAGGATGAAGTCTCGATTGATACTACCAAAGAGGATCTAATTCTTTCTTTAGCTTTAGCTTATCTAGAATTAGGTCGCGAACAATGGCATCGAGGAGAATATGAAAATGCTGCTGTTTCTGGTCAAATGGGGATAGACATACTTAACCAAGAAAATTTATTTGCTCATTTAAAAGAAGAATTGCAGCTAGATTTATACAAACTACGTCCTTATCGAGTTTTAGAATTAATTTCTCAAAATTCTGCTCAGTCTGCTGAAAGAGCCAAAGGTTTTAAATTGCTGCGAGAAATGCTGCTTCAACGTCAAGGTATAGAAGGCAAAGGGTCAGATCGCTCTGGTTTAAGTTTCGATCAGTTCTTGTGTTTTGTGCAACAGCTAAGAACCTACTTAACCTCAGCCGAACAACAGCAACTATTTGATCGCGAAGATCAAAGCGATTCGGCGATCGCTAATTATTTAGCAGTTTATGCGCTTTTGGGGCGAGGATTCAGCTTAAAACAACCAGAACTAGTTCTGCGCGCCCAAAGAAAACTAGATAGTTTGAGTGAACAACAAGATGTCGGTTGGGAACAGGCAATATCGGCTTTGCTATTGGGACACACAGAAAAAGCGATTGATAAACTAAAAAATGCTCAAGATACCAGCAAAGTAGAGCAGGTTCAGCAACACTGTTTGGGTAGCTCAGATTTATTACCAGGATTATGTTTTTATGGCGAAAAATGGCTACAGGAAGATGTTATTGCTCAATTTAGCGATTTAGCAGCAACTCAATTAACTTTAAAAGAATATTTTGGCGATCGCCAAGTGCAAGACTATTTAGAAGAATTAGCCCCGCCAGCCACATTTACTACAGCCAAAGCGTCTATAGCTAAAACTCCAAAACAGCAAAAGTCTATTGTTGAAAGTGGCAATCAGTCTGAAACTGCGCTCAGAAGAATTAGGGCTTTATGGCGAAATTTTTTTTCTGCCGAAAAAGCAGCCTCAGCTAGAGTCAGGTCATCAAACCACGTTGCCCAAGCTCAAACAGAGCTAGTCGGTGCGGCTACCACTCCTTCAAGTATAGGAACTGCAACCATTGAGCGCAATCATCGAGTTGCGCCAGCTACGTCCGAACCAGGATATCGTCCTGTTCCACCAAATCGTAATACTCCTAAGCAAAATTTTCCAGCCAAGAAGTCTCTTTCGCTACCACTTCAACCTCAAGCCCAAACCAGAGCTGTTGGGCCATCTGTTATGCAAAAAGCGGAGGGAACAGCAAAACGCAGAGTTTCGCGTCAAAACAAGCGCAGTCCTGCTACCATTTGGCAAGGCTGGTTGTTTGTGATTAGTTTAGTTGTTGGCGTAGGTACGCTGGGATATATTGCTATGAAGCTGTTTCTTTCTCCCAGCATTAAAACGGCTAACGAGGCACAGTTGATGATTGCCGTCGATCAGCCCACTATTGAGTTACCATCCAAAAAGACCATACCCGTTGCAGCTCAACCAAAATTAACCTTTGCCGAACAATCGCAGCAGCTGATTGACAACTGGTTGAGTAGCAAATCAGCAGCTTTTGGCAAAGAACATCAAATTGACCAGTTAAATAATATTTTGGCAGAACCATTGTTGACTACCTGGCGCGATCGCGCTGCTGCTTATCAAGCAGGAAATTTTTATCGGGAGTATCAGCATAATCTGATCATGCGTTCGGCAACGATTAATCCCAGCGATCGCAACAAAGCAACTGTAGAAGCGGAAGTTCAGGAAATCGCTAAACATTATCAATCAGGAAAGTTAGATAATGCTCAATCCTATGATGATAATTTATTAGTCCGCTATCAGCTTGTGCGTCAGGGGGAAAAATGGCTAATTCAAAATGCAGAAGTGTTGAAAACACTCTAG
- the minD gene encoding septum site-determining protein MinD gives MSRIIVVTSGKGGVGKTTTTSNLGAALAKHNRSVALIDADFGLRNLDLLLGLEERVVYTAIDVLAGECRLAQALVKDKRLKGLVLLPAAQNRNKESVQPEQMKKLATALAKGYDYILIDCPAGIELGFRNAISAAEEALIVTTPEVAAVRDADRVIGLLEAEGVNKISLIVNRVKPLMIEENKMMSVEDVLELLGVPLIGVVPDDEKVIVATNRGEPLVLGDVESVPAKAYSNIARRLEGEKVPFLDLMANQGNLLSRLRRMFGG, from the coding sequence ATGAGTCGTATAATTGTTGTTACTTCTGGTAAAGGAGGAGTTGGTAAAACCACAACTACCTCCAACTTGGGAGCTGCACTGGCCAAACATAATCGTTCTGTAGCTCTCATTGACGCTGATTTTGGATTAAGAAATCTAGACTTGTTGCTGGGACTGGAAGAGCGTGTAGTCTATACTGCCATAGACGTACTGGCTGGAGAATGCCGCTTAGCACAGGCTTTGGTTAAGGATAAACGCCTTAAAGGTTTAGTGTTGCTTCCAGCAGCGCAAAATCGCAATAAAGAATCGGTTCAGCCAGAGCAAATGAAAAAACTAGCTACTGCTTTGGCTAAAGGTTATGATTACATTCTCATTGATTGCCCAGCAGGTATTGAACTAGGTTTTCGCAACGCTATTTCTGCTGCCGAAGAAGCTTTAATCGTCACAACTCCTGAAGTTGCTGCGGTACGAGATGCTGACCGCGTTATTGGCTTACTAGAAGCAGAAGGTGTTAATAAAATCAGCCTTATTGTCAATCGAGTCAAACCTTTGATGATTGAGGAAAACAAAATGATGAGTGTAGAAGACGTGTTGGAATTATTGGGCGTACCTTTAATCGGCGTTGTTCCTGATGATGAAAAAGTAATTGTAGCTACCAACAGAGGAGAACCCTTAGTTTTGGGAGATGTTGAATCTGTTCCTGCAAAGGCATATTCAAACATCGCTCGGCGGTTAGAAGGAGAAAAGGTACCATTCCTTGACTTGATGGCAAATCAGGGAAACCTTTTGTCTCGTCTACGTCGAATGTTTGGTGGTTAG
- the cysE gene encoding serine O-acetyltransferase, with protein MLSSLVADFRIIFERDPAARNWLEVLVCYPGLQALFLHRLAHWLSKVGIPFFPRLISHLARFFTGIEIHPGAQIGKGVFIDHGMGVVIGETAIIGDYSLIYQGVTLGGTGKETGKRHPTLGENVVIGGGAKVLGNIQIGNNVRIGAGSVVLRDVPSNCTVVGIPGRIVYRSGVKVDPLEHGNLPDSEAAVIRTLVDRIESLEQEVKQLRQSQSERKSLVAVVLSESPEGESCQQIKDSCLLRDKEIREFLGEELFEEN; from the coding sequence ATGCTTTCCTCACTAGTAGCTGACTTTCGCATCATCTTTGAACGCGACCCCGCAGCCCGCAACTGGCTTGAGGTTTTAGTTTGTTATCCAGGTTTACAGGCTCTTTTCTTACATCGCTTGGCTCACTGGTTATCTAAAGTAGGCATTCCTTTCTTTCCCCGCTTAATTTCTCATCTGGCTCGTTTCTTCACAGGAATTGAAATTCATCCAGGAGCGCAAATTGGTAAAGGTGTATTTATCGACCACGGTATGGGGGTAGTTATCGGCGAAACAGCGATCATCGGCGATTACTCTTTAATTTATCAGGGAGTTACTTTAGGGGGAACAGGAAAAGAAACAGGTAAACGTCACCCGACATTGGGAGAAAATGTTGTTATTGGCGGTGGGGCAAAAGTCTTGGGCAATATACAAATTGGCAACAATGTGCGTATTGGAGCAGGTTCGGTGGTATTACGAGATGTGCCTTCTAACTGCACCGTAGTTGGTATCCCTGGAAGAATAGTATACCGTTCGGGAGTTAAGGTAGATCCATTAGAGCATGGCAACTTACCTGATTCAGAAGCAGCAGTTATTCGTACTTTAGTCGATCGCATCGAGTCTTTAGAACAAGAAGTAAAGCAGCTTAGACAGTCTCAATCTGAGCGTAAATCTTTGGTTGCGGTAGTATTATCAGAGTCTCCAGAAGGTGAATCATGTCAACAGATAAAAGATAGCTGCCTGTTGAGAGATAAAGAAATTAGAGAATTTTTGGGCGAAGAACTATTTGAAGAAAACTAA
- the minC gene encoding septum site-determining protein MinC, with protein MTFEPTISLDKIDDLPDSSPLVSRYSQIYLKNDGEQILLILPTQAEINSDLPWSETWQELKHLLKTKEQSWQIGTNVCLVAKDRLLDSRQLQTIAETLNDVKLSLSTVSTNRRQTAVAAATSGYSVQQKISAQPLVENQTDLKDVISPTLAEPLYLQSTVRSGVEIRHPGTIVIFGDLNPGGKAIAAGDILVWGRLRGIAHAGAQGNHQCRITALQMEFTQLRIADAVARAPKLRPRCLSPELAFITIDGIRLANTSGFAKRYIFSSSKKAWVEKNQAK; from the coding sequence ATGACTTTCGAGCCTACTATCTCTCTGGATAAAATTGACGATCTACCTGATTCGTCTCCTCTAGTTAGTCGCTATTCGCAAATTTACCTAAAAAACGACGGTGAACAGATCCTACTGATTCTGCCGACTCAAGCCGAAATAAATTCTGATTTACCTTGGTCAGAAACTTGGCAAGAACTAAAACATCTGTTAAAAACCAAGGAGCAGTCTTGGCAGATAGGAACAAATGTGTGCTTAGTTGCTAAAGATCGGCTGCTTGACTCTAGACAACTACAAACCATTGCCGAAACTCTTAATGATGTCAAACTTTCTCTGTCAACAGTTAGTACTAATCGAAGGCAGACGGCGGTAGCTGCTGCTACTAGCGGTTACTCTGTACAGCAGAAAATTTCTGCCCAACCGTTAGTAGAGAATCAGACTGATTTAAAAGATGTTATCTCTCCCACCCTGGCAGAGCCACTATATTTACAAAGTACAGTTCGCTCTGGAGTCGAAATACGTCATCCTGGAACAATTGTGATCTTTGGTGACTTAAATCCTGGCGGAAAAGCGATCGCAGCGGGGGATATTTTAGTCTGGGGTCGCTTGCGGGGTATTGCCCACGCAGGAGCGCAAGGAAACCATCAATGTCGAATTACGGCGTTGCAAATGGAATTTACTCAACTGCGGATTGCCGATGCTGTTGCTCGAGCGCCTAAATTAAGACCTAGATGCTTATCACCAGAATTGGCTTTCATCACTATAGATGGAATTCGTTTAGCTAATACCTCAGGGTTCGCTAAACGCTATATTTTTTCATCATCAAAAAAGGCATGGGTTGAAAAAAACCAAGCAAAATAA
- a CDS encoding SufS family cysteine desulfurase, protein MTFTQSKTLGDRVRSDFPILHQKVNDNPLIYFDSAASSQKPQAVLDVLQHYYQRDNANVHRGAHTLSGRATDAYEGARNKVAQFINAASREEIIFTRNASEAINLVAYSWGLANLNPGDEIILSVMEHHSNIVPWQLIAQKTGAVIKYVELTSTEEFDFEQYKSLLSNKTKLVSIVHVSNTLGAINPVAEITQEAHQYGAKVLIDACQSVPHMPIDVRAIDCDWLVASGHKMCATTGIGFLYGKKDILLAMPPFMGGGEMIDEVFLDHSTYGDLPHKFEAGTPAIGEAIALGAAVDYLNSIGMDKIHDYEEELTAYLFEQLETIPNLRIYGKKPTSDGKGRAALAAFNVPGIHASDLATLLDHDGIAIRSGHHCTQPLHRIFNASGSARASLYFYNTREEIDAFVVALKSTIEFFQSMNE, encoded by the coding sequence ATGACTTTTACCCAATCAAAAACTTTAGGCGATCGCGTTAGAAGCGATTTTCCGATTCTACATCAAAAGGTTAACGATAATCCCTTAATTTACTTTGATAGTGCTGCTTCTTCTCAAAAACCTCAGGCGGTGCTAGATGTGCTGCAACATTATTACCAGAGAGATAATGCTAACGTTCACCGTGGCGCACATACTCTTAGTGGCAGGGCTACCGATGCTTATGAAGGCGCGAGGAATAAAGTGGCGCAGTTTATTAATGCTGCTTCGCGAGAGGAAATTATCTTTACTCGCAACGCTAGTGAAGCGATCAACCTGGTGGCATACAGCTGGGGTTTAGCTAACCTCAACCCAGGGGATGAAATCATTCTTTCGGTAATGGAACATCACAGCAACATTGTTCCTTGGCAGCTTATTGCACAAAAGACTGGTGCAGTAATTAAATATGTTGAACTAACTTCTACTGAAGAGTTTGATTTTGAACAGTACAAGTCTTTATTGTCTAACAAAACCAAGCTAGTATCTATCGTTCATGTTTCCAACACGCTTGGGGCAATTAACCCGGTGGCAGAGATTACGCAAGAAGCTCATCAATACGGTGCAAAAGTACTAATTGATGCTTGTCAGAGTGTTCCCCATATGCCGATTGATGTTCGGGCAATTGACTGTGATTGGTTAGTAGCTTCAGGACACAAAATGTGCGCGACTACAGGTATTGGCTTTCTTTACGGCAAAAAAGATATCTTGCTAGCAATGCCTCCTTTTATGGGTGGTGGCGAAATGATTGATGAAGTATTTCTCGATCATTCTACATACGGCGATTTACCCCATAAATTTGAAGCGGGGACACCTGCCATTGGTGAGGCGATCGCGCTTGGTGCAGCAGTAGATTATCTTAATAGTATTGGCATGGATAAGATTCATGACTATGAAGAAGAACTTACTGCCTACTTGTTTGAGCAACTAGAAACCATTCCTAACCTGAGAATTTACGGCAAAAAACCCACCTCAGATGGTAAAGGTAGAGCAGCATTAGCAGCCTTTAACGTGCCAGGAATCCATGCCAGCGATTTGGCCACTTTACTAGATCATGATGGTATTGCCATTCGTTCTGGTCATCATTGTACCCAACCCTTGCATCGTATATTTAATGCTTCTGGTAGTGCTAGAGCAAGTCTATATTTTTACAATACCCGCGAAGAAATTGATGCGTTTGTCGTAGCTTTGAAAAGTACGATTGAGTTTTTCCAGAGTATGAATGAATAA
- the sufC gene encoding Fe-S cluster assembly ATPase SufC, translating into MSETILSVRNLTANVDGTPILKGVNLEIEAGEVHAIMGRNGSGKSTLAKIIAGHPDYEVTGGEIIYQGKNIIEQEPNERANDGIFLGFQYPLAIPGVSNLDFMRVAYNAKRKHQGLEEIDTFDFEDLIEEKLEVVKMKSSFLDRSLNEGFSGGEKKRNEILQMALLDPTLTILDEIDSGLDIDALRIVSDGVNQLKTADKAYLLITHYQRLLNYIEPDFIHVMQEGKIITSGGKELALELESRGYDFLDDKSAAGVGI; encoded by the coding sequence ATGAGCGAAACAATCTTATCAGTACGCAATTTAACCGCCAACGTAGATGGTACACCTATCCTCAAGGGTGTAAATCTAGAGATCGAAGCTGGAGAAGTCCACGCTATTATGGGGCGTAACGGCTCAGGAAAGAGTACCCTAGCCAAAATTATTGCTGGCCACCCAGACTATGAAGTCACTGGAGGGGAGATTATTTATCAGGGTAAAAACATTATCGAGCAAGAACCTAATGAAAGGGCTAATGACGGTATATTTTTAGGTTTTCAGTATCCCTTAGCAATTCCTGGAGTCAGTAATTTAGACTTTATGCGAGTTGCTTACAACGCCAAGCGTAAACATCAAGGGCTAGAAGAAATCGATACCTTTGATTTTGAAGATTTGATTGAAGAGAAGCTAGAAGTAGTCAAAATGAAGTCAAGCTTTTTAGACAGAAGCCTCAACGAAGGTTTTTCTGGTGGTGAGAAAAAGCGTAACGAAATTCTCCAGATGGCATTGCTTGACCCTACTTTAACCATTTTAGATGAGATTGATTCAGGCTTAGATATTGATGCGCTGAGAATTGTTTCTGATGGCGTAAATCAACTAAAAACTGCTGACAAAGCTTATTTACTAATTACTCACTATCAACGCCTGCTAAACTATATCGAACCAGATTTTATCCACGTGATGCAGGAGGGCAAAATTATTACCAGTGGCGGTAAAGAACTTGCTTTAGAATTAGAATCTCGCGGTTATGACTTTTTGGATGATAAATCTGCGGCGGGGGTAGGAATATAA
- the sufD gene encoding Fe-S cluster assembly protein SufD — translation MAVQIPFATISKVHQDTVVEDIFFTGLLQQCQVNKSEFQWLQDIRQESKSWLSQLSVPTRKDEDWRFIDLSSLTTAKFVTAENVKAICESLPEAKDSRLVFVNGFYSQQLSDLSGLPPEVFVGSLNNLPPEYNAAEYFARQSGADAFTALNTAGGRDIAVVWANKNVVIETPIQLIFIADGELETNFTQPRTLVVGETGSSISLVEEYIGTGKYFTNAVTEVFVKSNARVNHTRLQQESEASYHIGKTAISQERDSHYTIGEINLGAKLSRHNPEVWQRGEQTETNLNGLTVATREQTSDTHSIIALTKPHGTTDQLHKCIVGDRAHAVFNGKVFVPKEAQLTNATQLNRNLLLAPKARVDTKPELQITADNVKCAHGATVSQLEAEEIFYLRSRGLSEADANQLLIDAFAAEIIDRIPLKSLRTRITQTIEQKVKH, via the coding sequence ATGGCGGTACAAATTCCTTTTGCAACTATTTCTAAGGTTCATCAAGATACTGTAGTAGAAGATATTTTCTTCACAGGTTTACTCCAGCAATGCCAGGTAAATAAATCAGAATTTCAATGGTTACAAGATATTCGTCAAGAGTCGAAAAGCTGGTTGTCTCAATTATCAGTGCCTACTCGCAAGGATGAAGACTGGCGTTTTATCGATCTATCGTCTCTGACAACAGCCAAATTTGTTACGGCTGAGAATGTTAAGGCGATCTGTGAATCGCTCCCTGAAGCAAAAGATAGCCGTTTAGTATTTGTCAACGGGTTTTATAGTCAACAACTGTCTGATTTATCTGGATTACCTCCAGAGGTTTTTGTCGGTAGCTTAAATAATTTACCTCCAGAATATAATGCAGCCGAATATTTTGCTCGACAGTCTGGAGCGGATGCTTTTACTGCTTTGAATACCGCAGGTGGTAGAGATATTGCGGTAGTTTGGGCAAATAAAAATGTAGTGATAGAAACTCCCATACAGCTAATTTTTATTGCTGATGGTGAATTAGAGACTAACTTTACTCAACCTCGCACCTTAGTAGTAGGAGAAACAGGATCTAGTATTTCTTTAGTAGAAGAATATATCGGTACAGGAAAATACTTTACCAACGCCGTTACCGAAGTCTTTGTCAAAAGTAACGCCAGAGTAAATCATACCCGCCTACAGCAGGAATCTGAAGCTAGCTATCATATTGGGAAAACCGCCATTTCTCAGGAGAGAGATAGTCACTATACTATTGGTGAGATTAATTTAGGGGCAAAGCTCTCGCGTCATAATCCTGAGGTATGGCAGCGGGGTGAGCAAACGGAAACTAATCTTAATGGTTTAACGGTAGCTACGCGAGAACAAACATCTGATACTCATAGTATTATCGCTCTGACTAAACCTCATGGCACGACGGATCAGCTGCATAAATGTATTGTAGGCGATCGCGCTCACGCAGTTTTTAACGGCAAGGTATTTGTCCCCAAAGAAGCCCAACTTACTAATGCGACTCAGTTAAATCGCAATTTATTACTTGCTCCCAAAGCTAGAGTAGATACTAAACCAGAACTACAGATCACTGCTGATAACGTTAAGTGCGCTCATGGGGCGACGGTAAGCCAGTTAGAAGCAGAAGAAATTTTTTATCTTCGCAGTCGTGGTTTGAGCGAAGCTGATGCCAACCAGCTATTAATCGATGCTTTTGCGGCTGAGATCATCGATCGCATTCCTCTAAAATCTTTGAGAACCAGAATTACCCAGACTATCGAGCAGAAAGTAAAGCATTAA
- a CDS encoding TldD/PmbA family protein → MTTAATATTEQLKSAIAAYKDKVDYLEIRVEQSESTGLSFRGKQLDSVDRSFSLGGGIRACYKGGWSFVTFNGLKELNERIEEAISQAKLVGKEETQLATVEPIEDYVPEEIKRDPREVSLQDKRKLLEAYNQILLDFDPRIQTTMASIGDRFATKTFINSTGSCIVQERLDVNGRFAAIAKGEDGIVRQGFESVHSRNDFNALVGIEDRVKGAAERAVRQLEAKSVKGGQYTVVLDPYLSGVFIHEAFGHLSEADFVYENPQMQELLTLGKPMGIKQLNVVDDATMENLPGSMKYDDEGVPGQRKHLIKNGVLSERLHSRETAGKMAEAPTGNARAIRANYPPIVRMTNTAIEPGDTPLEQMFEGIEEGVYAVRMLGGQTNGEMFTFAAAEGYMIRDGKIAEPVSDVTLSGNVFQTLQDIDAISSDTLYTNGGCGKGGQMPLPVSVGGPHIRIRNVVVGGR, encoded by the coding sequence ATGACTACAGCAGCTACAGCAACAACAGAACAGTTAAAAAGCGCGATCGCAGCTTATAAAGACAAGGTAGACTACTTAGAAATTCGCGTCGAGCAAAGCGAGTCTACAGGGCTTTCCTTTCGCGGTAAACAGTTAGACTCCGTAGATCGTAGTTTTTCTCTAGGAGGCGGAATTCGTGCCTGTTATAAAGGTGGCTGGAGTTTTGTTACCTTTAATGGCTTAAAAGAGCTTAACGAAAGAATTGAAGAGGCAATTTCTCAAGCGAAGCTAGTAGGCAAGGAAGAAACGCAACTAGCAACAGTTGAACCTATAGAAGATTATGTCCCAGAAGAGATTAAGCGCGATCCCCGTGAAGTTTCTCTACAGGATAAGCGTAAACTGTTAGAAGCTTATAATCAAATCTTGTTAGATTTCGATCCTCGCATCCAAACTACAATGGCAAGTATCGGCGATCGCTTTGCGACTAAAACTTTTATTAATTCTACTGGTAGCTGTATTGTTCAAGAAAGGTTAGATGTTAATGGACGCTTTGCGGCGATCGCCAAAGGTGAAGATGGTATAGTGCGTCAAGGTTTTGAGTCGGTTCATTCTCGTAATGACTTTAATGCTTTGGTCGGCATTGAAGATCGCGTTAAAGGCGCAGCCGAGCGAGCAGTCAGGCAATTAGAGGCAAAATCTGTCAAAGGTGGCCAGTATACGGTAGTTCTCGACCCTTACCTATCTGGTGTATTTATTCACGAAGCTTTTGGACATCTCTCAGAAGCCGATTTTGTTTATGAAAATCCTCAAATGCAAGAGTTGCTAACCTTAGGTAAGCCGATGGGAATCAAGCAGTTAAACGTAGTTGATGATGCTACTATGGAAAACCTGCCAGGATCGATGAAATATGATGATGAAGGTGTCCCAGGGCAGCGCAAGCATTTAATTAAAAACGGTGTTTTGAGCGAACGTCTGCACTCCCGCGAGACAGCAGGAAAGATGGCGGAAGCACCTACAGGTAATGCTAGAGCCATCCGCGCTAACTATCCTCCCATTGTGCGCATGACTAATACCGCTATTGAACCAGGAGACACTCCGTTAGAACAAATGTTTGAGGGAATTGAAGAAGGTGTCTATGCTGTCAGAATGCTCGGTGGACAAACCAATGGCGAAATGTTTACCTTCGCAGCAGCGGAGGGCTATATGATCCGTGATGGAAAAATTGCTGAACCAGTCAGCGATGTAACTTTATCAGGGAATGTGTTTCAAACGCTGCAAGATATAGATGCAATTAGTAGCGATACTCTATATACCAATGGGGGGTGTGGTAAAGGTGGGCAAATGCCATTGCCTGTAAGCGTTGGTGGTCCTCACATTCGGATTAGAAATGTCGTGGTTGGTGGAAGATAA